The DNA window AAAGCTCCAGGATTTGGTGAAAGAAGAAAAGCTATTTTAGAAGATATTGCTATATTAACTGGTGGAACATTAATTACTGATGATTTAGGTTTAGAATTAAAAGATGCTAACATAACAATGCTTGGAAAGGCTGCTAAAGTAAATGTTACTAAAGATAACACTGTTATTGTTGGTGGTAAAGGTGATAAAGAAAAGATTGAAAGTAGAACACAACAAATTAAAGCACTTTATGCAGAATCAAGTTCTGAATTCGATCGTGAGAAATTACAAGAAAGATTAGCGAAGTTATCAGGTGGAGTAGCAGTAATTAAAGTCGGTGCTGCTACAGAGACTGAACTAAAAGAAAGAAAACTTAGAATTGAAGATGCTTTAAATTCTACTAGAGCTGCTGTAGAAGAAGGTATTGTTCCAGGTGGAGGAACAGCGCTAGTTCAAGTAATTTCTGAAGTTGAAAAATTAGAAGCAACAGGTGATGAACAAACTGGAATTAATATTATTAAAAAAGCTTTAGAAGCTCCTGTTCGTCAAATTGCAGAAAATGCTGGATTAGAAAGCAGTGTTATTGTAGCAAAGCTTAAAGAGGTTGAAGTAGGGTATGGATTTAATGCTGCTACTGAAGAGTGGGTTGATATGATAAAAGCTGGAATAGTTGATCCAACGAAAGTTACGCGTTCAGCATTGCAAAATGCCGCGAGTGTATCAAGTTTATTCTTATCAACAGAAGCTGTTGTTGCTGATGTTGATAAGGGTGAACCGATGCAACCGCAAATGCCAATGATGTAAAACTAATAGTTAAAACAAATAATTTGAATAATTGGCTATGATATTATAAAATAAATTCATAAGTAATAAAGGAGATAGAAACAATGAGAGAAATCACAGATAAAGAATTTTTTGAATTATCAAAAACTGATAGTGTAAAAGTATTTGACTTTTGGGCACCATGGTGTGGTCCATGTAGAATGTTAGCTCCAGTATTAGAAGAAGTTGCTGGCGAATTTTCAAACATCGAATTCTACAAAGTTAATGTTGATGAAAATCAAGAAGCTGCTGGTGAATTTGGAATTATGTCAATTCCTACACTATTAATCATGAAAAATGGTGAAGTACTAGAAGAAAAAACTGGATACCAACCAAAAGAAGCATTAGTAGAATTACTATCTAAATTCTAATAAAAAAATTAAGCTACGAAAAATTAATTTCGTAGCTTTTTTTGTAAAAAGAAAACAAGAAATAGCTTGATGTTAAGCTACTTCTTGCTTTTATTTAATTAATAATTTTTTAAATATTGATCAATTTCCCAATCGGTAACTTGAGTTCTGAATGAATCCCACTCGATTGATTTTGCTTCTATAAAGTTATAGAAGATGTGATCTCCTAATGCATCTTTCATAATAGGTGAAGTTGATAATTCTTTTAGTGCTGTATATAGTGTTGAAGGTAATTCATCTATACCGTTTTCTATTCTTTCTTCACGAGTCATAACATAAATATTACTTTTAACTTCAGGCGCTGGAACTAGTTTATTTTCAATTCCATCTAAACCTGCCGCTAAGATAGTTGTCATTGCTAAGTATGGATTTGCAGCTGGATCTACTGATCTAACTTCTACACGTGTAGATTTTCCACGAGCAGCTGGAATACGAACTAGAGGTGAACGATTTGAAGTAGACCATGCAACATAACAAGGTGCTTCATAACCAGGTACTAAACGTTTATATGAGTTAACTGTTGGATTACATACAGCTGTGAAGCTACGAGCGTGTTTAAGAACTCCTGCGATGAAGTGTGATGCTACTTCACTTAATCCATTTTCGCTGTTTTCATCATAAAAACTGTTTTCCCCGTTACTAAACATAGAAACGTTACAGTGCATTCCAGATCCGTTAATACCAAAAATTGGTTTTGGCATGAATGTTGCGTGTAAACCGTGTTTTCTAGCAATAGTTTTTACAATTAATTTAAATGTTTGAATGTTATCGCAAGCTGAAATTACATCATCGTATTTAAAGTCAATTTCGTGTTGACCTGGAGCAACTTCGTGATGACTTGCTTCAATATCAAATCCTAGGCGTTCAAGTTCAAGAACGATGTCACGGCGTACGTTTTCTCCCAAATCAACAGGAGCAAGATC is part of the Gemella haemolysans ATCC 10379 genome and encodes:
- the trxA gene encoding thioredoxin → MREITDKEFFELSKTDSVKVFDFWAPWCGPCRMLAPVLEEVAGEFSNIEFYKVNVDENQEAAGEFGIMSIPTLLIMKNGEVLEEKTGYQPKEALVELLSKF
- the glnA gene encoding type I glutamate--ammonia ligase, whose product is MAKTITREEIIKRIEDENVKYIRLQFTDITGTIKNVEVPVSQIEKVLDNKMMFDGSSIEGFVRIEESDMYLYPDLNTFLVFSWDSEYGKVARFICDVYTVDGKPFAGDPRGNLKRTLERMKKLGFDTLNLGPEPEFFLFRLKENGEPSLELNDNGGYFDLAPVDLGENVRRDIVLELERLGFDIEASHHEVAPGQHEIDFKYDDVISACDNIQTFKLIVKTIARKHGLHATFMPKPIFGINGSGMHCNVSMFSNGENSFYDENSENGLSEVASHFIAGVLKHARSFTAVCNPTVNSYKRLVPGYEAPCYVAWSTSNRSPLVRIPAARGKSTRVEVRSVDPAANPYLAMTTILAAGLDGIENKLVPAPEVKSNIYVMTREERIENGIDELPSTLYTALKELSTSPIMKDALGDHIFYNFIEAKSIEWDSFRTQVTDWEIDQYLKNY